In one Drosophila pseudoobscura strain MV-25-SWS-2005 chromosome X, UCI_Dpse_MV25, whole genome shotgun sequence genomic region, the following are encoded:
- the mtTFB1 gene encoding dimethyladenosine transferase 1, mitochondrial: protein MSQVTARVLNSGMRLPPLPTIRELVKLYKLQAMKQLSQNFLMDERLTDKIVKSAGRIDPRDIVLEVGPGPGGITRSILRRQPQRLILVEKDRRFGETLQLLRECASPLDMQVDIYYDDILRFNIEQHIPDTTQRIHLIGNLPFSISTRLLINWYADLAARRGAFRRNDTCMTLTFQKEVAERICAPVGSEQRCRLSVMSQIWTEPVMKFIIPGKAFVPKPQVDVGVVKLIPLKQPKTQLPFSLVERVVRHIFSMRQKYCRRGYGTLLPPDSREETTQTLFQRADVRDTLRSFELSVPQCLRLADAYAEYIKEHPEVEAYDYRGPKNPDVSGAAAASS, encoded by the coding sequence ATGTCACAGGTCACGGCACGCGTGTTGAACAGTGGCATGCGGCTGCCCCCGCTGCCCACTATCCGCGAGCTGGTGAAGCTTTACAAGCTGCAGGCCATGAAGCAGCTCAGTCAGAACTTTCTCATGGACGAGCGACTTACAGACAAGATCGTGAAGTCCGCGGGACGAATTGATCCCCGCGACATTGTGCTGGAGGTCGGACCCGGGCCTGGCGGCATCACTCGCTCTATACTACGTCGACAGCCCCAACGGCTGATTCTGGTTGAGAAGGATCGGCGATTTGGCGAGactctgcagctgctgcgcgAATGTGCCAGCCCGCTCGACATGCAGGTGGACATCTACTACGACGACATTCTACGCTTCAACATCGAACAGCATATTCCGGACACGACGCAGCGCATCCATCTGATCGGTAACCTGCCGTTTTCGATCTCCACGCGTCTTCTTATCAATTGGTACGCGGACTTGGCGGCGCGCCGAGGTGCGTTTCGCCGCAACGACACCTGCATGACGCTCACCTTTCAGAAGGAGGTGGCCGAACGGATCTGCGCCCCAGTGGGGAGCGAGCAGCGTTGTCGGCTCTCTGTAATGTCCCAAATCTGGACGGAGCCGGTGATGAAGTTCATAATACCGGGTAAGGCGTTCGTTCCCAAGCCACAAGTGGACGTTGGCGTGGTCAAGCTCATACCACTGAAGCAGCCCAAGACCCAGCTGCCCTTTTCCCTTGTGGAACGCGTCGTGCGTCACATCTTTAGCATGCGCCAGAAGTACTGTCGCCGTGGCTACGGAACTTTGCTTCCGCCTGATAGCCGCGAAGAGACCACACAAACGCTCTTCCAGCGAGCTGATGTCCGGGATACGCTGCGTTCCTTTGAGCTGTCCGTACCCCAGTGCTTGCGCCTGGCCGATGCCTACGCCGAATACATAAAAGAACATCCCGAAGTGGAAGCCTACGACTACAGAGGACCAAAGAATCCGGACGTCTCTGGTGCGGCTGCAGCTTCTTCCTGA
- the Ccdc56 gene encoding cytochrome c oxidase assembly factor 3, mitochondrial, with protein sequence MSASEQEPKIKYGENAPKLDRAQLQFMKLIEEQNLDRVQKLKRVRRNNLLTAGALGLSVLGIYGYSIFSVQQEKFLDDFEEPKKVNTN encoded by the coding sequence ATGTCGGCGTCGGAGCAAGAACCTAAGATCAAGTACGGAGAAAACGCACCGAAATTGGATAGGGCGCAGCTGCAGTTCATGAAACTGATCGAGGAGCAGAACCTGGACCGCGTGCAGAAGCTGAAGCGTGTGCGCCGCAACAATTTATTGACTGCCGGCGCCTTGGGACTTTCCGTATTGGGCATCTACGGCTACTCCATATTCTCGGTGCAGCAGGAGAAATTCCTGGACGACTTTGAGGAGCCCAAGAAGGTCAACACCAACTAA